The Halomarina pelagica genome segment TCATACGGCCTGCATCGCCTCGAACCGATCGTTGCATTCCTGAATGGAGCGTTACTTCTACCGATGGCTGAGTTTATCGTCTACGAGGCGTATCAGCGGTTTCTCGATCCGGTTATGATCGACCCAGATTTCACCATCGTCCTTGCTTCTGGTGGGCTTCTCGTCAATCTCCGATCAGTCTACCTCGATCAAGGCGGTGAAATGAATCTTAACGAGGAAGGAGCGTTCTATTATCTCGTGGGCAACACCGGTGCGTCTATCACGGTTATTGTTTCGACAGCCCTTATCGCCGCGTTCGACCTTCGTATCGCGGATCCGCTGACGGCAGTGCTCATCGCCCTTGTCGTTGCTTGGTCTGCTGTTAGTGTTCTCAGCCGGAGTAGCAATCTTCTCCTCGAACGGAGTCCAATCCCACATTCAACGGTCATCGGAACGGTCGAAGGTATTGATGGTGTAGAGGTTGTTGTGGACGTCTGTCTGATCTGTAGCCGATTGACGGTAGCCACGCTCCAGGTACAACAGAGTGCGGCCACACTCGATGAGTTATCCGGAATACGCAAAAACGTTCACGATGGCCTAACAAGGTTAGGGATCGACCACGCGACCGTTGAACTCGTCACCGTCGAGAGTCGCCACTCAGCGCTGGGTTCTCATGGCCATTAGTCGATGGTACTCACATGAGACTCAGTCTACGATCTCTCGATTTGCGTGCACTCCGTGTAGCTGTGAGCATACAGCTAGTGTACTTGCTCGTATTACTACTGACCCAGCCGCTTCGTCATAGTCACCTTCAGAGCGCGGGACTATTCCTCGCTATG includes the following:
- a CDS encoding cation diffusion facilitator family transporter; the encoded protein is MSGGHQHGSEEHEQIRTRKLALVAGINLVEFVVELLGGLAFGSLTLLSDAFHMLFDVLAYAVAFAASYTAERYDRPGEWSYGLHRLEPIVAFLNGALLLPMAEFIVYEAYQRFLDPVMIDPDFTIVLASGGLLVNLRSVYLDQGGEMNLNEEGAFYYLVGNTGASITVIVSTALIAAFDLRIADPLTAVLIALVVAWSAVSVLSRSSNLLLERSPIPHSTVIGTVEGIDGVEVVVDVCLICSRLTVATLQVQQSAATLDELSGIRKNVHDGLTRLGIDHATVELVTVESRHSALGSHGH